Proteins co-encoded in one Gadus morhua chromosome 6, gadMor3.0, whole genome shotgun sequence genomic window:
- the LOC115545323 gene encoding beta-galactoside-binding lectin: MAGIMMVKNMPLKVGHTLTVTGFPTEGAERFIMNIDYGDDIAFHMSVWLNTTSGYKDLVVYNTKQGGCWQEEIHTGLSPFKQTGLFKFTVTLTREEFLVILSDGSEVHFPNRMGACEYNDFSFEKGVLIRSFEIN; this comes from the exons ATGGCTGGGATT atgatGGTGAAGAATATGCCCCTGAAGGTGGGCCACACGTTGACCGTCACCGGGTTCCCCACGGAGGGTGCTGAACG cttTATAATGAACATCGACTACGGGGACGACATCGCGTTCCACATGAGCGTGTGGTTGAACACAACATCAGGCTACAAGGACTTGGTGGTCTACAACACGAAGCAGGGGGGATGCTGGCAGGAGGAGATCCATACGGGGTTGTCCCCCTTCAAACAAACGGGGCTCTtcaag TTCACCGTCACCCTGACCCGTGAGGAGTTCCTGGTGATCCTGAGCGATGGCTCTGAGGTCCACTTCCCCAACCGCATGGGGGCGTGTGAGTACAACGACTTCTCCTTCGAAAAGGGCGTCCTCATCCGCAGCTTTGAGATCAACTAA
- the LOC115545327 gene encoding beta-galactoside-binding lectin-like, giving the protein MAMMVKNRPLKVGHTLTVTGFPKADAKRFQINVLSGCDIAFHMGVRFDETSVAYNSCLAGCWGAEVRQGGFPFKHNELFKFTVTLTHEEFLVLLSDGSEVHFPNRLGACEYLDFSFDDGVLIRSFEIN; this is encoded by the exons ATGGCT atgatGGTGAAGAACAGGCCCCTGAAGGTGGGCCACACGTTGACCGTCACCGGGTTCCCCAAGGCGGATGCTAAACG ctTTCAGATTAACGTCCTTTCCGGATGTGACATCGCGTTCCACATGGGCGTGCGGTTCGACGAAACAAGTGTGGCCTACAACTCGTGCCTGGCGGGGTGCTGGGGGGCCGAGGTCCGCCAGGGGGGGTTCCCCTTCAAACACAATGAGCTcttcaag ttCACCGTCACCCTGACCCATGAGGAGTTCTTGGTGCTCCTGAGCGATGGCTCTGAGGTCCACTTCCCCAACCGCCTGGGGGCGTGTGAGTACCTGGACTTCTCCTTCGACGACGGCGTCCTCATCCGCAGCTTTGAGATCAACTAA
- the LOC115545322 gene encoding beta-galactoside-binding lectin-like, whose protein sequence is MAGTMMVKNMPLKVGHTLTVTGFPTEGAERFMMNIDYGADIAFHMSVWLNTTSVYKDLVVYNTKQGGSWKEEIHTGLFPFKQTGLFKFTVTLTRDEFLVILSDGSEVHFPNRLGASEYNDFSFEKGVRIRSFEIN, encoded by the exons ATGGCTGGAACT atgatGGTGAAGAATATGCCCCTGAAGGTGGGCCACACGTTGACCGTCACCGGGTTCCCCACGGAGGGGGCTGAACG cttTATGATGAACATCGACTACGGGGCCGACATCGCGTTCCACATGAGCGTGTGGTTGAACACAACATCAGTCTACAAGGACTTGGTGGTCTACAACACGAAGCAGGGGGGATCCTGGAAGGAGGAGATCCATACGGGGTTGTTCCCCTTCAAACAAACGGGGCTCTtcaag ttcaCCGTCACCCTGACCCGTGATGAGTTCCTGGTGATCCTTAGCGATGGCTCTGAGGTCCACTTCCCCAACCGCCTGGGGGCGTCTGAGTACAACGACTTCTCCTTCGAAAAGGGCGTCCGCATCCGCAGCTTTGAGATCAACTAA
- the LOC115545733 gene encoding beta-galactoside-binding lectin-like: MLNQSDDNMAEMMVKNMPLKLGHTLTVTGIPNAALVKDSFEFYISSGDDLALYMDVRFNRYQDMRQVVCNSHQAGRWGAEVHQGGFPFKYNELFKFTITLTCQEFLVLLSDGSEIHFPNRLGATEYKDFSSDKGVLIHSFEIN; encoded by the exons GAGATGATGGTGAAGAATATGCCCTTGAAGTTGGGCCACACGTTGACCGTAACCGGGATCCCCAATGCGG CTCTCGTTAAGGACAG cTTTGAGTTTTATATCAGCTCTGGGGATGACCTTGCGCTGTACATGGATGTGCGGTTCAACCGCTACCAAGACATGAGGCAGGTGGTCTGCAACTCGCACCAGGCGGGGCGGTGGGGGGCCGAGGTCCACCAGGGTGGGTTCCCTTTCAAGTACAATGAGCTCTTcaag ttcaCCATCACCCTGACCTGTCAGGAGTTCTTGGTGCTCCTGAGCGATGGCTCTGAGATCCACTTCCCCAACCGCCTGGGGGCGACTGAGTACAAGGACTTCTCCTCCGACAAGGGCGTCCTCATCCACAGCTTTGAGATCAACTAA